A region of the Phaeodactylum tricornutum CCAP 1055/1 chromosome 1, whole genome shotgun sequence genome:
ATCCCAAACATGCGACCCCCGCAGCGAACCCAGCAGCGAGACAGGGGCTTGTATTGCGAGCGGCGACTGTCTAAAATTCGTTGAGTTAGATGGATGTAATCCACGCAAAGCAAAAAACCCTGTAGAGGTCCAGAGGATGGACCTTTCAGCAAATGTACTTACAGCAATATTTCGGCGGGCGTGTGGGACAGCACGAACGCGGGTCGATAAACGTAAGACAGCACGGGCAAACATGGTGTTTCACAGATGAACTTCAAGGTATTTGCGATGTAtgttttttgtgtttgataTGTTGACCATAGGTACGGCATGGCACGGCACGCACAGACCGAGAACAATCTTGCGTGGTTTCCTGTTGGCAACGTGCGATGTCACATCCCATACAGTGCCGATGTGCGGTGTGATACGAAAGTTGGATTGGCTTGCGGATTACAGAATATTTATCGCAATGATGACGTTTGCACGTGACACAATCAACTTTCCATGACACGCAACAGAAAATCTCATAAACAGTAATGCTATCAAAAGTGAGGAGAAATACATACTATCCACGGCGACGCAATAGCTTGATAGTGTCGGTATTCGatgttactgttaattcGACAACAATGTAAGAATACTATAAGATTTATGAGCTCGGTCAGCATAACTGGTATTCCGGCGGAGGCTCCCTCCCACAGCGTCGGAACAAGTATGCGACTTCAATGACTTTCGTCAAAGGGATAACTATATCCCTATACACGCTTTCAATGACAGTCGGGTCAATTTTTCCCGGTCTGCTTTTGTCTTCACCAATGGCTTCAAGCGCAGCCACCACAGCAGACGCAGCTGCGGCCGCGACAATAGAAGTTGTGTCAGCTCCCTTAATTGGAGGCATTTCGGAAAGGAGAGGCTCTGTCCCATAGGTAGCAGCCTTGAGTTTTGCTCTTCTAAtcaccttttcttccacaacCGTGTTAGTTAGTAGCTTCATAACCCCGTCCGCATCATTAGCGTCAACCAACTGTTGGTATCCACTAGGATCGGATCGGAATTTACTCTCTGCAACGAATTTTCCGTAGTGAATTCTACGACTCAGAGCCTGAAGTGCCGCAATATCACACAATACTGTGGAACCATGCTGCTCATCATCACCTTGTTGAGAGACTGACGGCACGATTTTTTCCACATAGTTTTGCAGCAGTGCCTTGTTGAAATTGAGATCGCAAGCTCCACCGACTGACGACAAAAGTTCCTGAGGGTACTCTAGCAGAGGAAGCGCGTCCATCTGTCCATAGGGTAGCCGTTCTGGGAAAAATGCCTGTTCTTCGGGCGAAGTATAACGGCGGACGCCGCAATGGAGTGCCTCTGTCCCCACAAGCATGTACTCCATGAACGATAGATCATGATCATCGACGGATGTGCTACCGACGGGCGTGCCAAGATTTCCAAAACCACCTTTTCTATAGACAATTTcattttgacgaaattgtgCGCGCTCAATCAAAGCAAAAATGATAGTCTCCTCCTGTCGAATCAGGCTTGAACGGATTGAATCGAGCGACAGGACGTCCACAGTTTTGAtgttgtcacagtcagtggcgGACATTCCCGTCAACGGCTCCGAGCGGTCACCTGGCCCCCATCGAGCAAAAGCGGTCGTACACGACGGCAGAACtacaagaagaagccaaatATCGCAATACATTCCAGAGCTGTATTCTTTGTGGCTCCCGTCGTTCAAAACCGTTCAATTCTGCCAAAGCGATGGTTGAGATGTGATATTGTTACTACATTGCACTGCTGTGAATAGGATATGGAATTCGTTAAAATTGGCATGTAAATAagacatgtccggcagaaagtGACATGTCGtgagatttgaaaaagagcgagctctcatctcgagctaCCTGTAAATTATTTGATCGATGGGACTTCaggatatgatcatcctatgaaaggaGGTAATGGAAGGAACTGTACTCTTGTGCTCTTTTGTCACTAACTGGAGGTCAACTATTCTGTGAATCAATCAACCTACAGAAAAATTATCTTTTATGTCTAAATGTAAATGACATCGTTAGCTCATCATTGTCACAATTTCGAGACTGCCTAATGTAAAACAATTGCAAATAAAGCGCGTTAGGGTTATTTCATTTTTGATTAGAGCGCCTCTGGTAGCACTACAGAATGGAAGGTATCACAATTGGCAGGTGAATATTTATAGAGCTGCGCCCAATATATATCTGTTATACATCAACTCTTTCAAGCAATGATGACAAAAAAAGGTTGGCAATGGACACCATCCCTGTGGTTATTCGAGTAGACTTTAGTCAATGACAATTTGACATACAAGGGTGCAAGGCATTAAGAGGAGCTTACTGGTGGGTCCACTCCATCATATTATCGTTGTTCTTTGTGAATTGTTAACTACGACGTTTTGTCTTAGATTTTCGGAATCTGGTGTGCGATTCTCTCCCTTCACGAAAATGCCCTCTATTTGGTCCAAAATATCCACCCGCAGACCACTCATTATCGAAGTCATTAAGATGTACATTGAAATCTTTTCTAAGTTCATCTTGAATGCCGTCGGCCAGTCTGTAGTTTTGACTCTGCTTAGCGAGAGATCGACGAGCAATGAGATTTTCAATAGTTTTGATCTCTTCCACCGTTAGAGCTGCACTGTCAGAGTGATGTGATTCTGAGTATGGACGACTTTGGTACATACGTCTGCCTTGGCTCATATTGTCATCAAACTTGACCCCATCGGCACGCCATTCTTTGCGAAATTCATGGACGTAAACGCCTTTGGACTCGAGCAGATCTCGAATGCGGTCAGCGTCCGCAAATCGACGAGAAAGTTTACATTGCAGACGCTCTGCCAAAAGGGCGTTTATCTTTTCTTCACTCATGGTTGCCTTAGCTGGACCGGCGTCGGGCGATGGCAAGTAGTCGTGTCCCAGTGGGCCATAATTAACAGGGCCACCGGCGCGCTCTAACTCCGATCCAGTCTCGCTGCACCCACTGCGCCATGTTTTATCGCGGTCCCACACGGTGACACCGTGAACCCTCAATAGCTCGTCACAGATGTTATCGGCTTCGTCGAACTGTCTCATTTTCTTAGCTTGCAAACGCGACGCGAGGAGTGCGTGGACCTTTTCTAGATCTACATCGGGGTTGTTCCTCGATGTGTCACGTTTATAGTCATGGCCAACATCCAAAGAAGAGCCTTTTTCTGCTCCTTCAAAACGGTTATCCCTCGTGTGGTCTTTACTTTGATCAAAAGTCCCACGGAAGTAAACATTTTCATCACGCTTGTCGGTGGTAAGAAATTTGATCGCTTGGTCGTTGTGGACGCGCGCATACCAGCTCAGTTGCGGATGGGCAAAGGCTTTCTGTAAAGAAAACACTCGAAAGCTCCTAGCAGACATTGCGGCATTTTTGACTGATAAGATCCACCCCATCTTGGCAAAGTGGTCtgctggaagacgatgttgCACGAAGATTTGTCGGAATGTTTGAAATATGTCACGCTAATTGATTACAAGTGAACGGCTGTTGTCGTTCGCGTTGTGCCATTTTCCTGGTTAGCTCCGATTCCAGTTTGATTGTCTGGAGCATATCTGGATAGTAACCGTAAGTAGTTCCACTTTTGCAACCGATAGAATTAGGAATTCAAATGTGAAATAGAATGAATTGATATGTGAGACAACTAATCACACTACCATTGAATGACTGGTATACAGAAGACCAgcatctcacagtcaatagtGAAAGTAGATAGAAACGCAATGTGAAGCAAATcacaacttacagttagaacgAGGTAACGAACGGAACGGTTACATCTAGGTTAGGTAGTAGACATGGATATTCTACTGAGAACAAACGAGTGTTTCAACAGACATTCTCGACAATAACACAAAACGGTACCGAAAGGGCTGACAATTGCATGGGTTTAACTTCGTCAATTGTCGCCCCTTTCTGTGAAACGCAAAAGTTGCAAACCACAAGGgtttgaaagaaaaaaaagataccattcacagtcagaaacaAGAGGAACGGAACAGCCCTGCCATTTGCGCTCTTCCCTGCGGGTTGCAGAAGAGCACGAAACACATGCAACCAGATGCCGTCcatctgacagtgagtaacATCCTCAAAATGAAACCATCAAAATGAAACCGTCAACATCATCAAAATGAAACCGTCAACATGGTTATAATTATTGTAGAATATCAACTCACAACCGGTTTCACAGTTAATGAGACAGATAATTGTCAACCCGACCAATTCAAGATTCCCTAAGTACAAAGGTCGGATATCGAGTTGTTTTCTACCTTTAAGAAATGTGAGAGTACTCAGGATAATATCTACCTAATTTACTTAGTCTTGCTTTTCCTTAAATCGGCAATGCCAAAATGCAAAGTGAAAAATTGCTATTGCAGGTTATAAATCATTCTTTGCAGGTCTTGCATTACATTGTCTGGCGGGATAAGCCCTTTATGTACTCAAATTACTTAGGAGATATTTTGCATGAAAAGCAGCTACTTACTATAACATTACTTTTCTGTACCTAAACATTTTTTTATTTATTATTCTGGATTTGGAGGGATTCGTGATTCTCCGGCATCACTGGCAATGACTTTGCTGCCGGAATTGTGAATCTCATTTATTTACTGCCACTGCCATTTTTGATTCGAGACTGGAGTGCTCCTGCCCACTCAGTCACTGTGCAGGATTTGTAATCCCTGCGCGTCTGGTTTTCTCTTTGCTTATGCCTGTGCCTTAGAGAAAATGATTGCGACTTTCTGATTGCGTCTTCGTAGGATCCGCGTTTCATCTGGGTAATCTGGATTATTGCCTGAAACGTGGACATGCCTGAAACGTGGACGTTTGCCGTCGAAGATGTAAAAATTATGCCGGGGTTGCGGCTTCCTTTGGGCAATAGATGTTGTGGACCTACATTCGACAAACAAATCTATTGAAATCAAGAGTTCCAGAGTGTCTACAAATTCGCTGCTTTTTGAACTTTACTTGACGTGAGTACGCTAACCAAACCAAGCTGTCCAAGTCCACTTTTAATACCCCTGCTATGGCCGACGTTTTTCTTTCTGTCGTGGCTCTCGTCAAGGCTGGCATTGAATGCTGCCGAAACGCTCAAGCCTACAAGAATGAGGCAGCCCGCATTGGCAAGCGGCTGACACTGGTGGTGACACGGGCAAACGAATGGAAAGTTGTTTTTGCAGGCGAAAGGATGCGCCATTTCCATGAAGTTGTAAAAGACGTCTACCTCTGCTTACAAGCAGCCACTTCGCCTTCGTGCAACAAGAAACTCAAAAGGGCAATACGATCCGAATTGTTGCTTGCCGAACTCCGTAGAGCAGCAAATACTTTGGACGCAGCCTTCAATGACCTTAAGACCGACCTTCTGATCAACCTTCAGATCAGCAATCTCCTGAAAGACAAAAATAAAGGGGTTTCCGATTTGCTTGCCTTGAATCAATCAGGTCATTACGCAACGATCCAACAGCAGTTTGATGAGGTCTTGAAGGACATTCATGAGAATGCCGTGGAAGTTGTTGTGTCTTCGCCCTATGATTGCATTGACAATACGCTATATGAAGGACATCCT
Encoded here:
- a CDS encoding probable chorismate mutase ([CATALYTIC ACTIVITY] Chorismate = prephenate. [ENZYME REGULATION] Allosterically regulated. [PATHWAY] Branch point of the biosynthetic pathway leading to the three aromatic amino acids, phenylalanine, tyrosine and tryptophan (the shikimate pathway); CM), with translation MSATDCDNIKTVDVLSLDSIRSSLIRQEETIIFALIERAQFRQNEIVYRKGGFGNLGTPVGSTSVDDHDLSFMEYMLVGTEALHCGVRRYTSPEEQAFFPERLPYGQMDALPLLEYPQELLSSVGGACDLNFNKALLQNYVEKIVPSVSQQGDDEQHGSTVLCDIAALQALSRRIHYGKFVAESKFRSDPSGYQQLVDANDADGVMKLLTNTVVEEKVIRRAKLKAATYGTEPLLSEMPPIKGADTTSIVAAAAAPGKIDPTVIESVYRDIVIPLTKVIEVAYLFRRCGREPPPEYQLC
- a CDS encoding predicted protein; this encodes MGWILSVKNAAMSARSFRVFSLQKAFAHPQLSWYARVHNDQAIKFLTTDKRDENVYFRGTFDQSKDHTRDNRFEGAEKGSSLDVGHDYKRDTSRNNPDVDLEKVHALLASRLQAKKMRQFDEADNICDELLRVHGVTVWDRDKTWRSGCSETGSELERAGGPVNYGPLGHDYLPSPDAGPAKATMSEEKINALLAERLQCKLSRRFADADRIRDLLESKGVYVHEFRKEWRADGVKFDDNMSQGRRMYQSRPYSESHHSDSAALTVEEIKTIENLIARRSLAKQSQNYRLADGIQDELRKDFNVHLNDFDNEWSAGGYFGPNRGHFREGRESHTRFRKSKTKRRS